One segment of Massilia sp. Se16.2.3 DNA contains the following:
- a CDS encoding MerR family transcriptional regulator codes for MSDSQSVPSVTSRSDSPSVTELLTITEVERQTGIRPATLRMWERRYGFPQPLRDRNGDRVYPPGQVERLLAARRLMAQGVRPGKIFAGGETVLAPSLASLANAGASDAQYQQIMDLLREYRVAELHGHLQYRLLDLGLRRFILEFLAPLTTAVGAAWASGALPVRCEHLYTQIAKSILHAKQAAVRTAGDRGPKALLATLTGEQHVLGNMMVEAVLATFEVECIQLGSDLPSGEVAAAATEAAADIVALSFSASFPRRNVARSIAALRAALPARCMLWAGGAGAPAGLPRLPGVYVFQSLDAIEPALHFWRVEHGAGAVTAQHRTAKA; via the coding sequence TTGTCCGATAGTCAAAGCGTGCCCAGCGTGACCTCCAGAAGCGATTCGCCATCCGTTACAGAGTTATTGACCATTACCGAGGTAGAACGCCAGACTGGAATACGGCCGGCAACACTGCGGATGTGGGAAAGGCGTTACGGCTTTCCACAACCGCTGCGTGACCGCAACGGCGACCGGGTCTACCCGCCTGGCCAGGTCGAGCGTCTCCTCGCCGCGCGGCGCCTGATGGCCCAAGGCGTCCGCCCTGGCAAGATATTCGCGGGTGGAGAAACGGTCCTTGCCCCCTCCCTGGCAAGCCTTGCGAATGCCGGCGCCTCAGATGCGCAGTACCAGCAGATCATGGACCTGCTACGCGAATACCGCGTCGCCGAACTGCACGGCCATCTCCAGTACCGTCTGCTCGATCTCGGCTTGCGCCGTTTTATCCTGGAGTTCCTCGCGCCCCTGACGACGGCCGTGGGCGCGGCCTGGGCAAGCGGCGCGCTGCCGGTACGTTGCGAACACTTGTACACGCAGATCGCCAAATCGATATTGCATGCCAAGCAGGCGGCCGTGCGGACAGCCGGGGACCGCGGGCCGAAAGCCTTGCTGGCCACGCTGACGGGCGAACAGCACGTGCTGGGGAACATGATGGTGGAGGCGGTCCTGGCGACGTTCGAGGTGGAGTGCATCCAGCTCGGCAGCGACCTCCCATCGGGCGAAGTGGCGGCTGCAGCGACCGAAGCTGCAGCCGACATCGTGGCCCTGTCATTCAGCGCTTCTTTCCCAAGAAGGAACGTTGCGCGCTCCATCGCGGCGCTGCGCGCAGCCCTGCCCGCGCGGTGCATGCTATGGGCCGGCGGCGCCGGTGCGCCTGCCGGCCTTCCGCGTTTGCCGGGTGTGTACGTCTTCCAGTCTCTCGACGCCATCGAACCTGCCCTGCATTTCTGGCGCGTCGAGCACGGTGCCGGTGCCGTCACTGCCCAGCACCGGACGGCGAAAGCTTGA
- a CDS encoding glutathione peroxidase, whose amino-acid sequence MNPSNVFDFEATLLDGSAADLSRYRGKLLLIVNTASACGFTPQYKGLEQVYQQFRARGVEVLGFPCNQFGQQEPGDAAQIGAFCEKNYGVSFPLFAKVDVNGDGAHPLFQYLKREAPGLLGTQAIKWNFTKFLVGRDGRVLKRYAPTTKPEQIAADIERELGA is encoded by the coding sequence ATGAACCCATCCAACGTCTTCGATTTCGAGGCCACGCTGCTCGACGGTAGCGCGGCCGACCTGTCGCGCTACCGCGGCAAGCTGCTCCTCATCGTCAACACCGCCAGCGCCTGCGGCTTCACGCCGCAGTACAAGGGTCTCGAGCAGGTCTACCAGCAGTTCCGCGCACGCGGGGTGGAGGTGCTGGGCTTCCCCTGCAACCAGTTCGGCCAGCAGGAGCCCGGCGACGCGGCGCAGATCGGGGCGTTCTGCGAAAAGAACTACGGCGTCAGCTTCCCGCTGTTCGCCAAGGTCGACGTCAACGGCGACGGGGCCCATCCCCTGTTCCAGTACTTGAAGCGCGAAGCGCCGGGCCTGCTCGGCACCCAGGCCATCAAGTGGAACTTCACCAAATTCCTCGTCGGCCGCGATGGCCGCGTCCTCAAGCGCTACGCGCCGACGACGAAACCGGAACAGATCGCAGCCGATATCGAGCGGGAACTCGGCGCCTGA
- a CDS encoding PilT/PilU family type 4a pilus ATPase — protein sequence MERDQASKFMFDLLRLMVSKGGSDLFITAGFPPAIKIDGKMTPVSNQPLTAAHTSDLARSIMNDKQTAGFELTREANFAISPGDLGRFRVSAFVQMSNVGMVLRTITTQIPKLEDLELPPVLKDVIMTKRGLVIMVGATGSGKSTTLAAMVGYRNENSYGHIITIEDPVEFVHPHRNCVITQREVGVDTDSFEAALKNSLRQAPDVIQIGEIRDRETMEHAIAFAETGHLCLATLHANSANQALDRIINFFPEERRQQLLMDLSLNMRGLISQRLIPRKEDKGRVVAMEIMLNTPLISDLIFKGDVHELKEIMKKSRELGMQTFDQALFDLHEADKISYEDALRNADSVNDLRLTIKLNSKHMKNRDFSAGTEHLGLV from the coding sequence ATGGAACGCGACCAGGCCTCAAAATTCATGTTCGACCTGCTGCGCCTGATGGTAAGCAAGGGCGGCTCCGACCTGTTCATCACGGCCGGCTTCCCGCCCGCGATCAAGATCGACGGCAAGATGACGCCGGTGTCGAACCAGCCGCTGACGGCCGCCCACACGTCCGACCTGGCGCGTTCGATCATGAACGACAAGCAGACCGCCGGCTTCGAGCTCACGCGCGAAGCGAACTTCGCGATCAGCCCGGGCGACCTGGGACGCTTCCGCGTGTCCGCCTTTGTCCAGATGAGCAACGTCGGCATGGTGCTGCGTACGATCACCACCCAGATCCCGAAGCTCGAGGACCTGGAATTGCCGCCCGTCCTGAAGGACGTGATCATGACCAAGCGCGGCCTCGTGATCATGGTCGGCGCCACCGGCTCGGGCAAGTCGACGACGCTGGCGGCCATGGTCGGCTACCGCAACGAGAACAGCTACGGCCACATCATCACCATCGAGGATCCGGTCGAATTCGTCCACCCGCACAGGAACTGCGTGATCACCCAGCGCGAAGTGGGCGTGGACACCGACTCGTTCGAGGCGGCGCTGAAGAACTCCCTGCGCCAGGCGCCGGACGTGATCCAGATCGGCGAGATCCGCGACCGCGAAACGATGGAACACGCGATCGCCTTTGCCGAAACCGGCCACCTGTGCCTGGCCACGCTGCACGCCAACAGCGCCAACCAGGCGCTCGACCGCATCATCAACTTCTTCCCCGAAGAGCGCCGCCAGCAGCTCCTGATGGACCTGTCGCTGAACATGCGCGGCCTGATTTCGCAGCGCCTCATCCCGCGCAAGGAGGACAAGGGCCGCGTGGTGGCGATGGAGATCATGCTCAACACGCCCTTGATTTCGGATTTGATCTTCAAGGGCGACGTCCACGAGCTCAAGGAAATCATGAAGAAGTCGCGCGAGCTGGGCATGCAGACCTTCGACCAGGCCCTGTTCGACCTGCACGAGGCCGACAAGATCAGCTATGAAGACGCGCTGCGCAATGCCGACTCGGTGAACGACCTGCGCCTCACCATCAAGCTCAACAGCAAGCACATGAAGAACCGCGATTTCTCGGCCGGAACCGAGCACCTCGGTTTGGTGTAG
- a CDS encoding type IV pilus twitching motility protein PilT produces the protein MDISELLAFSVKNKASDLHLSAGLPPMIRVHGDVRRINLPPLEHKDVHAMVYDIMNDGQRKQYEEVMEVDFSFSIPGLARFRVNAFNQERGAAAVLRTIPSKILTLEELNAPKIFGDLALKPRGLVLVTGPTGSGKSTTLAAMVNHLNENEYGHILTIEDPIEFVHESKKCLINQREVGPHTLSFSNSLRSALREDPDAILVGELRDLETIRLALSAAETGHLVFGTLHTSSAAKTIDRIVDVFPAEEKEMVRAMLSESLQAVISQTLLKTKDGSGRVAAHEIMIGTPAIRNLIREAKIAQMYSAIQTGSNTGMQTLDQNLTDLVRRNIISSSAARAAAKIPENFPG, from the coding sequence ATGGACATCTCAGAATTACTCGCCTTCTCGGTGAAGAACAAGGCTTCCGACTTGCACCTCTCGGCCGGCCTGCCGCCGATGATCCGCGTGCATGGCGACGTACGCCGCATCAACCTGCCGCCGCTCGAGCACAAGGACGTGCATGCCATGGTGTACGACATCATGAACGACGGCCAGCGCAAGCAGTACGAGGAAGTCATGGAGGTCGACTTCTCGTTCTCGATTCCGGGCCTGGCGCGTTTCCGCGTCAACGCCTTCAACCAGGAGCGTGGCGCTGCCGCTGTGCTGCGTACCATTCCGTCGAAGATCCTGACGCTGGAAGAACTGAACGCCCCGAAGATCTTCGGCGACCTGGCCCTCAAGCCGCGCGGCCTGGTGCTGGTCACGGGCCCTACCGGCTCGGGCAAGTCGACGACGCTGGCGGCGATGGTCAACCACCTCAACGAAAACGAATACGGCCACATCCTCACCATCGAGGACCCGATCGAATTCGTGCACGAGTCGAAGAAGTGCCTGATCAACCAGCGCGAAGTCGGCCCGCACACGTTGTCGTTCTCGAATTCCCTGCGCTCGGCGCTGCGCGAAGACCCCGACGCCATCCTGGTCGGCGAATTGCGCGACCTCGAGACCATCCGTCTCGCCTTGTCGGCGGCGGAAACCGGCCACCTCGTCTTCGGCACCCTGCACACCTCGTCGGCGGCCAAGACCATCGACCGTATCGTCGACGTCTTCCCGGCCGAGGAAAAAGAGATGGTCCGTGCGATGCTGTCGGAGTCGCTGCAGGCCGTCATTTCGCAGACCCTGCTGAAAACCAAGGACGGCTCGGGCCGCGTGGCCGCGCACGAGATCATGATCGGCACGCCGGCAATCCGCAACCTGATCCGCGAAGCGAAGATCGCGCAGATGTACTCGGCAATCCAGACCGGCAGCAATACGGGCATGCAGACGCTGGACCAGAACCTGACCGACCTGGTACGCCGTAACATCATTTCGAGCTCGGCTGCCCGCGCAGCGGCTAAAATCCCGGAAAACTTCCCGGGTTAA
- the proC gene encoding pyrroline-5-carboxylate reductase: MNIAFIGGGNMATALIAGLVKQLGGAARIHVVDPNQEALARLAASYGVTTAAVIDGAVAGCEVIVLAVKPQQMREVAATLAPRLGGAPLLLSIAAGIRSADLARWLGYGTIVRAMPNTPALIGMGITGMVATAAVSPAQRAAADQVMAAVGQTVWLDDEALIDPVTAVSGSGPAYVFYFLEAMEAAAAEMGLSSAQGKALALATFMGAAQLAAQSDEPLDVLRQRVTSKGGTTHAAIISMEASGVKEAIMAAMKAAAARGRELGDELGRDG, encoded by the coding sequence ATGAACATCGCTTTCATCGGCGGCGGCAACATGGCCACTGCGCTCATCGCCGGCCTGGTCAAGCAGTTGGGCGGCGCGGCCCGGATCCACGTCGTGGACCCGAACCAGGAAGCGCTGGCGCGTCTCGCGGCCAGTTACGGGGTGACGACGGCGGCAGTCATCGACGGCGCGGTGGCCGGCTGCGAGGTGATCGTGCTGGCCGTGAAACCGCAGCAGATGCGCGAGGTTGCCGCCACGCTGGCACCGCGGCTGGGCGGCGCGCCCTTGCTCTTGTCGATCGCGGCCGGCATCCGCAGCGCCGACCTCGCACGCTGGCTCGGCTACGGCACCATCGTGCGCGCGATGCCCAATACCCCGGCCCTGATCGGCATGGGCATCACCGGCATGGTGGCCACCGCCGCAGTCAGCCCGGCCCAGCGCGCCGCGGCCGACCAGGTCATGGCGGCGGTCGGGCAGACGGTCTGGCTGGACGACGAAGCGCTGATCGACCCGGTGACGGCGGTGTCGGGCAGCGGGCCGGCCTATGTCTTCTATTTTCTGGAAGCGATGGAGGCGGCGGCCGCCGAGATGGGCCTCTCCAGTGCGCAAGGCAAGGCGCTGGCGCTGGCCACCTTCATGGGCGCGGCCCAGTTGGCGGCGCAGTCGGACGAGCCCTTGGACGTGCTGCGCCAGCGCGTGACCTCGAAAGGCGGCACCACGCACGCAGCCATCATCAGCATGGAGGCGTCGGGCGTGAAGGAAGCGATCATGGCCGCGATGAAGGCGGCAGCGGCCCGCGGGCGCGAGCTGGGCGACGAGTTGGGACGCGACGGGTAA
- a CDS encoding YqjK family protein: MNSETTPLAVRRAHLVAQCAAQRGDIADALNVLKLPAERAAHAGGFLFEHRKSVLVGAGVALGLLIARPKRALARRRRGCRRGRWCRERCRPCSGCCR, translated from the coding sequence ATGAATAGCGAGACGACACCGCTGGCCGTGCGCCGCGCCCACCTGGTGGCGCAATGCGCCGCGCAGCGTGGCGACATCGCCGATGCCTTGAATGTGCTCAAGCTGCCGGCCGAGCGTGCCGCGCATGCGGGCGGTTTCCTGTTCGAGCACCGCAAGTCGGTGCTGGTCGGTGCCGGCGTGGCGCTGGGTCTGCTGATCGCGCGGCCGAAGCGCGCGTTGGCCCGGCGGCGGCGGGGGTGTCGGCGTGGAAGATGGTGCAGGGAGCGCTGCCGACCGTGCAGCGGGTGCTGCCGATGA
- a CDS encoding phage holin family protein yields the protein MLMRETVGRIGTTLVAMARTRLELAAVEVQEEAGRMLGYLAWTLLAAFLGAGALLLMALFVIVLFWDTHRLLATGGMAGLFALAALLILLKVRAGFAARGPMLAATRAELGKDLAFIKGTGAAHE from the coding sequence ATGCTGATGCGCGAGACGGTCGGCCGGATCGGCACGACGCTGGTCGCCATGGCGCGCACGCGCCTCGAGCTGGCGGCCGTCGAGGTGCAGGAAGAAGCGGGGCGGATGCTGGGCTACCTGGCCTGGACGCTGCTGGCCGCCTTCCTCGGCGCCGGCGCCCTGCTGCTCATGGCGCTGTTCGTCATCGTCCTGTTCTGGGACACGCACCGTTTGCTGGCAACTGGCGGCATGGCGGGTCTGTTCGCCCTCGCCGCCCTCCTCATCCTGCTCAAGGTACGTGCCGGCTTCGCCGCGCGTGGACCGATGCTGGCCGCCACCCGCGCGGAACTGGGCAAGGACCTTGCCTTCATCAAGGGAACGGGAGCGGCCCATGAATAG
- a CDS encoding YqjD family protein: protein MMEKIPTQTGARDQLLADLKTVIQDAEAWLRHGGSLTGEQFDAAKAKFEGAIASAKEGLANLEVVEKSKAAAKATDVYVKENPWKAVGIGAAVGVVLGMLINRQR, encoded by the coding sequence ATGATGGAAAAAATCCCGACCCAGACCGGCGCCCGCGACCAGCTGCTGGCCGACCTGAAAACCGTGATCCAGGACGCCGAAGCCTGGCTGCGCCACGGCGGCTCGCTGACCGGCGAACAGTTCGACGCGGCCAAGGCCAAGTTCGAAGGTGCCATCGCCAGCGCCAAGGAAGGCCTGGCGAACCTGGAAGTCGTCGAAAAGTCCAAGGCCGCGGCCAAGGCGACGGACGTCTACGTCAAGGAAAATCCGTGGAAAGCGGTCGGCATCGGCGCGGCAGTCGGCGTCGTGCTGGGCATGCTGATCAACCGCCAGCGTTGA
- the ubiA gene encoding 4-hydroxybenzoate octaprenyltransferase: MNKLALYFRLVRADKPIGILLLLWPTLWALWMASNGKPDPMILVIFVLGTALMRSAGCAINDYADRDFDKHVKRTVDRPLTSGRIRGWEAVMVAVVLAIVSFLLILPLNTLTRQLSVVAVIVAGSYPYFKRFFAIPQAYLGIAFGFGIPMAFAAVQGQVPAVAWWLLVANVFWAVAYDTEYAMVDRDDDLKIGIRTSAITFGRFDVAAVMLCYGIALAIDLLCGWILGLRWWFVAGVIVAAGMALYHYTLIRDRDRMRCFAAFRHNNWLGAALFLGVALDYALG, from the coding sequence ATGAACAAGCTGGCGCTCTATTTCCGGCTGGTCCGTGCTGACAAGCCGATCGGCATCCTCCTCCTGCTCTGGCCCACCCTGTGGGCGCTGTGGATGGCGTCGAACGGCAAGCCCGATCCGATGATCCTGGTGATCTTCGTGCTCGGCACCGCCCTGATGCGCTCGGCGGGCTGCGCCATCAACGACTACGCCGACCGCGATTTCGACAAGCACGTCAAGCGCACGGTCGACCGGCCGCTCACCAGCGGGCGCATCCGCGGCTGGGAGGCGGTGATGGTCGCCGTCGTGCTCGCCATCGTTTCCTTCCTGCTGATCCTGCCACTTAATACGCTGACCAGGCAGCTGTCGGTGGTGGCGGTGATCGTCGCCGGCAGCTATCCCTACTTCAAGCGCTTCTTCGCCATCCCCCAGGCCTACCTCGGCATCGCCTTCGGCTTCGGCATCCCGATGGCCTTTGCCGCCGTGCAGGGGCAGGTTCCCGCCGTGGCCTGGTGGCTGCTGGTGGCGAACGTGTTCTGGGCCGTGGCCTACGACACGGAATACGCGATGGTCGACCGCGACGACGACCTGAAGATCGGCATCCGCACCTCGGCGATTACCTTTGGGCGTTTCGACGTCGCCGCCGTCATGCTGTGCTACGGCATCGCGCTGGCGATCGACCTCCTGTGCGGCTGGATACTGGGCCTGCGCTGGTGGTTCGTCGCCGGCGTAATCGTGGCAGCCGGCATGGCGCTCTACCACTACACCCTGATCCGCGACCGCGACCGGATGCGCTGCTTCGCCGCCTTCCGCCACAACAATTGGTTGGGTGCGGCACTATTTCTTGGTGTCGCGTTAGACTATGCATTAGGATAA
- a CDS encoding hydrogen peroxide-inducible genes activator has product MTLTELKYIVAVARAKHFGHAAESCFVAQPTLSVAIKKLEDELGVTLFERGGSEVSVTPVGAQIVAQAERVLEQTAAIKELAKQNKDPLAGPLRLGVIYTIGPYLLPPLVKNLIDNVPQMPLVLQENFTVKLLELLRQGELDAAIMALPLPDHGMLMQTLYDEPFVVATPRTHPWARRRDIPADDLKAETMLLLGSGHCFRDQVLEVCPEMARFSSPGNGMQRTFEGSSLETIRHMVASGIGLTVLPRASVRDMDDPNGMLSFVPFAAPAPSRRVVIVWRKSFTRRAAIEAVCNAVAQCDLPGVDMLALEKAA; this is encoded by the coding sequence ATGACACTGACCGAGCTGAAGTACATCGTTGCCGTCGCGCGCGCCAAACATTTCGGCCATGCCGCCGAATCCTGTTTCGTGGCGCAACCCACCCTGTCAGTTGCCATCAAGAAGCTCGAGGACGAGCTCGGCGTGACGCTGTTCGAGCGCGGCGGGTCGGAGGTGTCGGTGACGCCGGTCGGCGCCCAGATCGTGGCCCAGGCCGAGCGCGTGCTCGAGCAGACGGCCGCCATCAAGGAACTGGCCAAGCAGAACAAGGACCCGCTGGCCGGTCCCCTGCGCCTGGGCGTGATCTACACCATCGGCCCCTATCTGCTGCCGCCTTTGGTAAAGAACCTGATCGACAACGTGCCGCAGATGCCGCTCGTCCTGCAGGAAAACTTCACGGTCAAGTTGCTGGAACTGCTGCGCCAGGGCGAGCTCGACGCGGCCATCATGGCCCTTCCCCTTCCCGACCACGGCATGCTGATGCAGACGCTCTACGACGAGCCCTTCGTGGTGGCCACGCCGCGTACCCACCCCTGGGCGCGACGCCGCGACATCCCGGCCGACGACCTGAAGGCGGAAACCATGTTGCTGCTGGGCAGTGGTCACTGCTTCCGGGACCAGGTCCTGGAGGTTTGCCCGGAAATGGCGCGCTTTTCCTCGCCGGGCAACGGCATGCAGCGCACCTTCGAGGGATCGTCGCTGGAGACGATCCGCCACATGGTCGCCAGCGGCATCGGCCTGACCGTCCTGCCGCGCGCCTCGGTACGCGACATGGACGACCCGAACGGCATGCTTTCCTTCGTGCCATTCGCGGCGCCGGCGCCTTCGCGCCGCGTCGTCATCGTCTGGCGCAAGAGTTTTACCCGGCGCGCAGCGATCGAAGCCGTATGCAATGCGGTGGCGCAGTGCGATTTGCCAGGGGTGGATATGCTGGCCCTGGAAAAGGCGGCCTGA
- a CDS encoding PilT/PilU family type 4a pilus ATPase: protein MSTPFGPADAQAYIHKLLTVMHQQGGSDLFISADFPPSMKHQGAMKPMSQQRLTGEVTRALALSLMNERQRAEFEAEMECNFAISLPNVCRFRVNVFVQQQSVGMVVRTIASEIPNFEKLELPEVLKDVVMTKRGLVLVVGGTGSGKSTTLAAMIDYRNSNSAGHIITVEDPVEYVHKNKNCLVTHREVGVDTHSWHNALKNTLRQAPDVILIGEIRDTETMEHAIAFAETGHLCLGTLHANNANQTMDRIINFFPEERRNQLLMDLSANLRAIVSQRLVRTADGLGRKAAIEILLNTPTISEMILKGNFHSIKEIMQKSRELGMCTFDQALYELYNKGDITYDEAIRNADSANGLRLQIKLSGDRREADTGTSAKGPGLSMMLEEEPQDPANPT from the coding sequence ATGTCTACCCCCTTCGGTCCGGCCGATGCCCAGGCCTATATCCATAAACTGCTCACCGTCATGCACCAGCAGGGCGGCTCCGACCTCTTCATCTCTGCCGACTTTCCGCCCAGCATGAAGCACCAGGGCGCGATGAAACCGATGAGCCAGCAGCGCCTGACGGGCGAAGTCACGCGTGCGCTTGCGCTGTCGCTGATGAACGAACGCCAGCGCGCCGAGTTCGAAGCCGAAATGGAGTGCAATTTCGCGATCTCGCTGCCGAACGTCTGCCGTTTTCGCGTGAATGTATTCGTGCAGCAGCAGAGCGTCGGCATGGTGGTGCGCACGATCGCCTCGGAAATTCCGAACTTCGAGAAGCTCGAGCTGCCCGAGGTATTGAAGGACGTCGTCATGACCAAGCGCGGCCTGGTGCTGGTCGTCGGCGGCACGGGGTCCGGCAAGTCGACCACGCTGGCGGCGATGATCGACTACCGCAACAGCAACTCGGCCGGCCACATCATCACGGTGGAAGACCCTGTCGAGTACGTGCACAAGAACAAGAACTGCCTGGTGACGCACCGCGAAGTCGGCGTCGACACCCATTCCTGGCACAACGCGCTGAAGAACACGCTGCGCCAGGCGCCGGACGTGATCCTGATCGGCGAGATCCGCGACACCGAGACGATGGAGCACGCGATTGCCTTTGCCGAAACCGGCCACCTGTGCCTCGGCACGCTGCACGCGAACAATGCCAACCAGACAATGGACCGCATCATCAACTTCTTCCCGGAAGAGCGGCGCAACCAGTTGCTGATGGACCTGTCGGCGAACCTGCGCGCGATCGTCTCGCAGCGCCTGGTGCGCACCGCGGACGGCCTTGGCCGCAAGGCTGCCATCGAAATCCTGCTCAACACCCCGACCATCAGCGAGATGATCCTGAAGGGGAATTTCCATAGCATCAAGGAAATCATGCAGAAGTCGCGCGAACTGGGCATGTGCACCTTCGACCAGGCGCTGTACGAGCTCTACAACAAGGGCGACATCACGTATGACGAGGCGATCCGCAACGCCGACTCGGCCAACGGCCTGCGCCTGCAGATCAAGCTCTCCGGCGACCGCCGCGAGGCCGATACGGGCACGAGTGCAAAAGGCCCGGGCCTGTCGATGATGCTCGAAGAAGAACCACAAGACCCTGCCAATCCGACCTGA
- a CDS encoding adenylyltransferase/cytidyltransferase family protein, translating into MPHFENKICSRAELEARVAALPKPVVLTNGVFDILHRGHVTYLAQARELGASLVVAANTDASVKRLGKGDDRPLNTLHDRMAVLAALESVSLVVEFDEDTALETVLEARPEIYAKGGDYDMTAIPEGQAVLAYGGRAVAIDFEHDRSTTKLVARIRG; encoded by the coding sequence ATGCCCCATTTCGAGAACAAGATCTGCTCGCGCGCCGAGCTCGAGGCGCGCGTTGCCGCACTGCCGAAACCCGTCGTCCTGACCAACGGCGTCTTCGACATCCTGCACCGCGGCCACGTCACTTACCTGGCGCAGGCGCGCGAACTGGGTGCCTCGCTGGTCGTCGCCGCCAATACCGACGCCTCCGTAAAACGCCTGGGCAAGGGCGACGACCGGCCCCTGAACACCCTGCACGATCGCATGGCGGTGCTGGCCGCGCTGGAATCGGTGAGCCTCGTGGTCGAATTCGACGAGGACACGGCCCTGGAAACCGTGCTCGAAGCGCGTCCGGAGATCTATGCCAAGGGCGGCGATTACGACATGACGGCCATTCCCGAAGGGCAGGCGGTGCTGGCCTATGGCGGGCGGGCGGTAGCGATCGATTTCGAGCACGACCGCTCGACGACGAAGCTGGTGGCGCGCATTCGCGGCTGA
- a CDS encoding YjjG family noncanonical pyrimidine nucleotidase — protein sequence MRHRLFLFDLDDTLLDFKASERLSFERTMAGLGLDAVPAELFARYQAINIALWKAFEAGTVSKDFLKVERFRRTFTDSRLDLDPEAASALYLDALANTVVLIEGAAELCASLAAIGEVGIITNGIEHIQHQRVAASSLHAHVSFVATSEACGHAKPDSRFFDYTVGMARHFSPPETVIVGDRLDADILGANRFGIASCWFNPGGQLNDTQAVPSCVVAHLDEVVPALRSLA from the coding sequence ATGCGACACCGCCTGTTCCTGTTCGACCTCGACGACACGCTGCTCGACTTCAAGGCGTCGGAGCGGCTGTCGTTCGAACGGACGATGGCTGGACTTGGCCTGGATGCCGTTCCGGCGGAATTGTTCGCGCGCTACCAGGCCATCAACATCGCGCTGTGGAAGGCCTTCGAGGCGGGCACGGTCTCCAAGGATTTCCTGAAGGTGGAACGCTTTCGCCGTACCTTCACCGACAGCAGGCTCGATCTCGACCCCGAGGCCGCGAGCGCGCTATACCTCGATGCGCTGGCGAACACGGTGGTCCTGATCGAGGGCGCGGCCGAACTGTGCGCGAGCCTGGCGGCCATCGGCGAAGTGGGCATCATCACCAACGGCATCGAGCACATCCAGCACCAGCGGGTGGCCGCGTCCAGCCTGCACGCGCACGTGTCCTTCGTCGCCACTTCGGAGGCCTGCGGCCATGCCAAGCCGGACAGCCGTTTCTTCGACTACACAGTGGGCATGGCGCGCCACTTTTCGCCGCCTGAAACGGTGATCGTCGGCGACCGCCTGGACGCCGACATCCTCGGCGCCAACCGCTTCGGGATCGCCAGCTGCTGGTTCAATCCGGGCGGCCAGCTTAACGACACGCAGGCCGTGCCAAGCTGCGTCGTGGCGCATCTGGACGAGGTCGTGCCGGCGCTACGCAGCCTCGCCTGA
- a CDS encoding alpha/beta hydrolase, translating into MQRIFHFLLLLGVLYALACVALFAFQRSLIYFPPQGAAVPAPKTSTLEVTGARVRVSERPLQGTRALIYFGGNAEDVTMSLPQLDSVFPDRALYLMHYRGYAGSTGKPTEKALVADALALFDRVHAQHGDVVVIGRSLGSGIAVQVAAARPLSRLVLVTPYDSLQGLAADRFSWFPVRSLLQDKYESWRHAPRVTAPTLLLAADHDEIIPAASTRRLLTRFAPGVASMTVIEGSGHNTISDASAYVESLKWAK; encoded by the coding sequence ATGCAACGAATCTTCCATTTCCTGCTGCTGCTCGGCGTTCTTTATGCCCTGGCCTGCGTGGCCCTGTTCGCGTTCCAGCGTTCCCTGATTTACTTCCCGCCGCAGGGCGCGGCGGTGCCGGCGCCGAAGACGTCCACGCTGGAGGTGACCGGCGCGCGGGTCAGGGTGTCGGAGCGGCCGCTGCAGGGAACCAGGGCCCTCATTTATTTTGGCGGCAACGCCGAAGATGTGACGATGAGCCTGCCTCAGCTGGACAGCGTCTTTCCCGACCGCGCCCTTTACCTGATGCATTACCGCGGCTATGCGGGCAGCACCGGCAAGCCGACCGAGAAAGCGCTGGTGGCGGACGCGCTGGCGCTGTTCGACCGCGTCCATGCCCAGCATGGCGATGTCGTCGTGATCGGCCGCAGCCTGGGCAGCGGCATTGCCGTACAGGTCGCGGCGGCGCGGCCCTTGTCCAGGCTGGTGCTGGTCACGCCCTACGACAGCCTGCAGGGGCTCGCCGCGGACCGGTTTTCCTGGTTTCCGGTGCGCTCGCTGCTGCAGGATAAATACGAATCCTGGCGCCATGCGCCGCGCGTGACCGCGCCTACCCTGCTGCTGGCGGCCGACCACGACGAGATCATTCCCGCCGCCAGCACGCGGCGTCTGCTGACGCGGTTCGCCCCCGGCGTGGCGAGCATGACGGTCATCGAAGGAAGCGGGCATAACACGATCTCGGATGCCAGCGCGTATGTTGAGTCGTTGAAGTGGGCGAAATAG